Genomic DNA from Salvia miltiorrhiza cultivar Shanhuang (shh) chromosome 1, IMPLAD_Smil_shh, whole genome shotgun sequence:
CCCTccaccccaccccctccccgCACTCCTCGCCGGCAAAAACCATCCCGCCGGATTTCGTGAACGCCCGCCCATTCCCGCTATACCGTCGCCTAAAATTTATCCCTATCTCCCCACCAACACCATCGCCACCAGCCGGCGGCTTCCACGTGGCGATCTCTACTCCCGTGGTGTTGTCGCACAACGTGGCATCGAATACGGCAGCGTTTCCATCGACGTCTTGGTCCCACCTCCAATTCTTAATTTTCGACCTTGTTGCAGTCCTCGCCATTGCTTTCACCTTTGGGACCTTCAATTTTCCCGAACTGCCCTTGAACGTCTTCTgcatctccatctccatctccacGTTCTCGGTCGACCGCCCCAAGCTCAGCCCGCCCACGTAGCTCGCCCCGACCTCCGGACCCACCCAAACCCGGACCCTCGAGGGGAAGTGCTTCTCGTTCAACAAGCTCTCCTCGTTCTTCTTAAACCCTAGTTTCGCCACGTGGATCCTCAGATTGTCCACACGTGCGTTCACTTGGATGTAGTTCTCGTGGAATTGGACTTTATATTCCAGCTGAATCACAGCCTCCAGTTGCTGGTGAGCTAAGGCGTATTTTAGCAGGGACTCTTTAGCCTCTATCACCGCTGGGAAAAGACCGTTTTGACCATAAGACTGCATGCACTGCATGGATTTCACCGGAGCGTAGCCCTTCAAAATCCACAGCCCATGAGACTCCACGGCGTACGAGAACCCAAGGTTCTTCGACGACGGCGAAGGAGGCGCCAGGGATTTCAGCCCGACCTCGACGTCTCTTAAAATGAGCCATTTCGCTAACATGTACCCGGAGGTGCGCATGAAGCAGAGCTCCACGTCAGCCCCGACCGCGATGAAAAAGTTCCTCAGGACCGGCGCGTGGCCGCACGCGAACGTCTCGATGTTTGGCGCGAGCAGGGAGTGGAAGTAGAAGGAGCCGACGTCCGACGGCGCGTCGCACGCGCAGACCCAGAAGAGGCGCGTGAGGAGGACGAGGTTGAAGAAGCTGGAGAAGGACTCCGGCGCGTGGGAGTCGAGAATCCAGGAGACCGGCTCCGGCTTCAGCCGCTGGAGCTGGGAGCGCGGGCAGGTGCTATCCTGCGCGGTGGGGGAGCGCGACACGATTTCTTGAAGGAGTTGGAGGACGAGAGGGAGGAAGGGCTTCTCCGACGACAGAGGACACGCGTCGGAAGCCCAGATGGCCTTCTCCCCGTGGCTGAAACCCACTAATCGGACGGAGAGACGAATCGAAGCTTCCGATTCCGAGTTGAAACTGCGGTCGGCCAGGAGCTGAATGGACTGAGTGGAGTAGGTGGAACTGGGTGCGGAAGATGCGAGGGTGAAGGTGAGCTGAGAATCGGACTGGTTCCACTCGTCCGAGTTGGGGAGTTCGCATATCCATGACCAGACATCCATGATTGTCTAGTTAGAGAAATTGTGGTAGTGAAAGAATGGAGGCGAAGCAGGGAAGGATTTTGTAGAGGGAATGGGTGGCGGAGAGGAGGCCAAGATGGAGGGGGTTTTGTCCGCTGAAGAAGAAGCGATTCATATGAGGTTTACGTTTTGGGCGTCTTTAATGCAGACATCTCATGcatcatttttccttcttttgttttttctttattctaCCATGCATTTTAagggaaaataagaaaaataatttgatccttttttttttttttttttttttttttgatcggtcaaagtcatgttagatgttagtagttagttccccatccactccaagaaccaccttatctctccattcaccaaactccaccttatatctccaatcagcaattcgttcccaagagggatcgaacccgggtcacttcacttaagtgaggacccggtggccagtgggctaagccggGTCACttcaccttatctctccattcaccaaactccaccttatattTCCTATTTGTATATATAGGAAATAGACaaataaaatgatgaattaatagtattttttttcttcgttTAATGtacaaaataaatcttataatgtatatatatatgtatatatatatatatattaaattattaaactatCTTGAGAAATAAAAATGGGTAAGAATAGTTAATGATTACCCATTAATTAGTTTATTTCTGATTGCTAACTGATATGATTAAAGTGAACATACCAAAACTTTGCGGGGAGTAGCAATAGAACTAGATACTACTATAACGTCAACATATAGTTtttatcgaaaaaaaaaattaacgtcaatataattattattgtcaCATATATGCTCGcaataaatgaaataatgtCTAATTTTTGATGAGGTCTATAGCATGGAACGTTCATCCGGTGCTAGCTGAACAATTTGCGTGGCTGTTGAGGTCGTCTAGAACCAACACAATTACTTTAATTATATTGACTGTTCTCATTAACTAACATAAAATGATAATTCCCACTTTAAAATATGTTATATATCATACAAAATGAAATAATGAGCAAAAGATAAACAATAGCGAAcagaaattaataataatataaaacctACTAACTAGCATGTCTCAATTCTGAATATGCCTTAAAACTTCATTGAATCGTGAATATTTCTGTAATTACATATTCGTGTTAAATCTATAATATAAAAGCTACTAGTTTCGTTTTGTATGCTTATATTGAagaggtatatatatattacacacGTTCGTATTTAATCAAATTCCCAATGAACTTACGTCATTTGTGGGAATAGAATATCCCACATCGAAATAATAGGACTAGCTATATCTGTTTATCTACATCCAAAGATGTAGATATGTCGCCGAGCCTTGTGACGTGGGCTTGTAACCCAAGTTGGGGGCGCTAAGGTGTTTGGAGGCTGGGCCGAATCAACTGGTTGGGTCCTGGTGGCTGCTTTCTGGCCCGCCCATTCCAAGCTGGGTGTTGGTCTATGAGGCCCGGGCGAAGGTCCGGACTTCGTGGGCCTTAGAGAGGAGGGCACTGCGTCAGGCTGGCCTCACAGAGCAGCGACTACCTCCCGCTCTCTGCAGTGGAAGGATAACGGGCCGTTGCCATCTTGGCCCATCAAAGCCCGTGGGTTGGTCCAGTTCGACAAACaccttttttttaaatttttaaatttaaattccataTGTATAAATTGGCAACCCGTTTTGGGGGATTTttcgtttttttattttaaataaatacaaaattccATGTGTAAAAAATCGTAAATTTTGGGGCGATAAGTTAAATTTACCTTCATCTTTTTTAATTGCGAATTCGATCTAATTAATAATGGTTTGCCGAGAAATGCAGAAGGTGTTAAGAGCCTATGGCGAGGTGCTGCGACTGGTGCGCCGCCTGCCGGAGGACAGTAGGCCTTACTACGCTAAATTCGCTCGCGAAAACTTCGTCAATTACAGAGAAGTCGACCCCAACGATGACGTCGCCGTCGACGAACTCCTCCGCCGGACCTACAATCATTCTCTTTGGGTCCTCAACAAggttcctttctctctctctcatattcaCATATTTCATGCAAAAATTCGTAACTGTGATGTACGGTGATTTGTTGCAGTATGGCGTGGATGAATCTGTGGCGGGTAAGCTCAAAGGGATTTGCTCGGCTTGATCGATTTGGCTTCTGCATACCAACAGTTTGTTAAAATTACTGACCGGAATTCTGTTTTGTTGCTTTCCTTTACGACTTGGATTACAAGTTGGGCTTTTGATGGGCCCAAAACAATATACTATGCTTTTGAGTAGGCCCTCAGCcgaaaagaagaaaataataatcTAAGTAGCACAATGTTTGAGCAATTTTTTGGGCAAAATAAGTAATAGTAATTGCTTAAACTTTAAGGTTAAGCCATGATTCCACATGGTAATAATCATTCTCGTCTTTAATATTAAAACCCTTCAAATATGTTGGATACTCGTGAATAAACTCTTCTTAGATTATGTGTTGCTGAACATATTTGCATTGTATTAACTAATTACTTACTGCACAAATTTATGTAGTTTGTATGTGTATCCAGTGTTCAGTGAAAGAAGTGGTCGCTCTTATTGAGGATGGCGCTTTTCTTTTTAGCAAGCTTTGAGATATTAGCTAAGGTTATAAGTCAGATCTACCAATTGTTTCCTTAACAATTGAATGAGAATTGATTATCTATATATCCAATAATGTTTATTGGTGCTTAAATGGGATTGTGTATTGGTTTATTAGGTTACTAGTTTCACTACCCGATAATCTTTTTTAAGATTTATTGGTTGTTGAATGGGAGAATTTATTGGTTTATTGATTTACTAGTTCAGCTGGTTGAactaaaaaaaatgtgaaaattgGACTAATACGTTATTATATTAACAATCACATGTACTCATCGCTGATGATGTGATTGTGGAATATGCGCTGCCACACGTCTAAAATATGTATATGGATAGAAttaatatcatttttatttcaaactttatcgttttcaatttcaaaaatatatataccgcaacttggatatatatatattaatagaataatATTCAATAAATTGATATGGTTTTCAAACCTAAATCATGCATAGTATATGCAACGCAACTGTAAAGTGGTTCGTCTCGATTTAAAATGAGATTCACTTATTGGGTAATATTGTGTCAAGATTGAAAATATGGTTTGTTTACGAAAAAAATCTGCAAAGTGATCATGTGAAATTATAAATCCTAAAATAATAAACATGATTGTGAAAGTAACGCTAGCTAGTTATGTGAAATATATATACTGAAAATGAACTCTACCAATTTTAATAGGGGGTTTACTTCAATTGATATATATGATCGTAAAAGTAATATAGattaatatatcatattaatcttgatagattgattaattttaatcaagtgttttatttatctataatattacataaagTATACCCCTTACATTATTAATGATTCTGACTGGGTTTGCGAGTCTCATGACTActcaaattattattcaattaatttcttatttgatttcgtcataagaaaaagaaacaaaatacaGGTACCTTTGTCATAATATATAGAACCAATATGGGCGAGCGTCATTTGTGAGCATGTGACGTAAGTATAATTGATGTTAGTAAATACTCCCTTACTAACTCCCTCCTAAAgatgcgtttactttgaaggattaggtttgatagattaaaataataaaactaatcaTTTTTATGAGACagacgaaaataaaaaatgtgataCTTTCTTATAGGACAAAAGGGAGTATTAACGTTTGTTTTCCTACTATCTCATAAATTACGACCAAAATTATCAAATTTACAgattacataaatatatataatttagatCCGACTTATCAATTACTACATAACATTTAcaactttttttaataataataataatatatatgacCCGGGGACGTCAAATCCTCTCTAATGTATACATAATTAagtattaattaactaatatatatgtatgcataatcaaggagtattatttaattagtttgcCCGTGTTTATATAGATGGCAGATTCTCATATAGCAATACAAGAAATGAAAATTGAAGTAAGTTTGACTCCGAATTGAAAATGGAAATCCAATATCTCAAATTCAAAATATGGATTCATGAAGAAATGGAATGTCACGAGGTGGCTTACCAAATCGCCATCTCCTACACTCGTATATATAATAAACACCAAGACAACACAAAATAAACCAGCAGCAGCTAGGCATGAAACCACAGCATCTCCTCCTCGTCGTCCTCCCATATTTGCCGGCCATCCTGGCCGTCAAATACGTGGCCATCAACGACGCGCAGAGCAGCCCGGGAGGGGCGAGGTTCGAGGCGGAGATCGGGATCCCCTACACATTAGAGATCATGAAGGACATCAACTACTTCATTTGGGACATTTTTCAACAATATAACGAATCGGAGAGGAAGGCCGTGGAGCTCGTGAAGGTGTTCATCCAGCAATACGACGGCGCGGAGGCCATCACCTACGGCGAGAACGTGAACGTGAGCGCGCTCTACTTGCAGGGCTACCAAGGGAACCTCAAGTGGGAGTACACCTCTCTCCTCCACCACGAGCTGACGCATGTGTTCCAGTGGAACGGCGAGGGGCAGGCGCCCGTGGGCCTCGTGGAGGGGATGGCCGATTACATGATACTCAAATCCAACTACTATCCGCCGGCGTTCGCCAAGGCCGGGACGGGGGATAGGTGGGATCAGGGCTATGATTTCACGGCCAGGTTTTTGGAGTATTGTGAGGAGCTGAGGTCGGGGTTTGTGGCGGAGTTGAATAAGAAGATGAGGCACAGCTTTTCTGAGGATTTGTTTGTGGAACTCATGGGGAAGCCGCTGCCGCAGCTGTGGGCGGAGTATAAGGCCAAGTATGCACATTAGATGATATTCTTTCTCATTTCGCGTCCAATAATACACACACTGTTCTGCACCAAAAACAATTTCatgcacaaatatatatatatatatatatatatatatatatatatatatatgaaatcttctatatatagataatttGGAGTTGATTGTCTATTACAGGATCTTTGTTCTTGTCTTTCCTAAATTTAAGAGTACTTGATAAAATTTACATCTTGAATTTGGCGATCTCTAAATTTCCCAAAATTTAAAAGGACGCCGTTCAACTCCCACATGATATACAGATTATAGTTCGAGGCTTCGAGCTCGAAAGTTTGGGCTCATCATGCAATTTCTAaatgtttaaatattttttattttttgcatttttttaaacACCAGGGTGGCCATACACTAcagttaattaattcaatatttaaTAAACTTAAGTAAATTGAAGTGGTCGATACAattaaagaaaatcaaataatcTGATGtttcatgtatatatattaacaaACACAAGGGTTTCAAGTATTTATGGAGTTTAAAATTCTTTaaagtcatttataaaaatagacctttttttttaacttttaaaattatgtcaattattttaaatttcggtgTTTTTGGTCATATTTGGGCCCAATTTGGTGTCTGTAGGCACATTTGAGCCTAAATATGAGCATAAATGTAGCCCAAAATAGCTTAATTGAGTCCGAATATGGCTCATGAAcgccgaaatttaaaataattgattTATATCTCCAAGTtcaaaaatattgtattttggaacttaaaaaaatttaaacttaatattTTTGTGTTACCTATTTCTATAATATGTTGATTCTATATATAACATTTTCATGGATTGACACTATAATAGagaaatacaaatatatattaacGAATTGATAGATATGAATTTAATTTAGATCATATATAGAGGCTAGtttgctttttcttttcttttaataggGGCTAATTTAATTTGCTTGAGAGTATATGGGACAAAATTCATTATGTTTGATTGATATGTCTTATATTGTATAAAGTATCAAtattatatttgatttaaatgtattatattatttgttctataaataaatt
This window encodes:
- the LOC131011979 gene encoding uncharacterized protein LOC131011979, with amino-acid sequence MKPQHLLLVVLPYLPAILAVKYVAINDAQSSPGGARFEAEIGIPYTLEIMKDINYFIWDIFQQYNESERKAVELVKVFIQQYDGAEAITYGENVNVSALYLQGYQGNLKWEYTSLLHHELTHVFQWNGEGQAPVGLVEGMADYMILKSNYYPPAFAKAGTGDRWDQGYDFTARFLEYCEELRSGFVAELNKKMRHSFSEDLFVELMGKPLPQLWAEYKAKYAH
- the LOC131005311 gene encoding uncharacterized protein LOC131005311, with translation MDVWSWICELPNSDEWNQSDSQLTFTLASSAPSSTYSTQSIQLLADRSFNSESEASIRLSVRLVGFSHGEKAIWASDACPLSSEKPFLPLVLQLLQEIVSRSPTAQDSTCPRSQLQRLKPEPVSWILDSHAPESFSSFFNLVLLTRLFWVCACDAPSDVGSFYFHSLLAPNIETFACGHAPVLRNFFIAVGADVELCFMRTSGYMLAKWLILRDVEVGLKSLAPPSPSSKNLGFSYAVESHGLWILKGYAPVKSMQCMQSYGQNGLFPAVIEAKESLLKYALAHQQLEAVIQLEYKVQFHENYIQVNARVDNLRIHVAKLGFKKNEESLLNEKHFPSRVRVWVGPEVGASYVGGLSLGRSTENVEMEMEMQKTFKGSSGKLKVPKVKAMARTATRSKIKNWRWDQDVDGNAAVFDATLCDNTTGVEIATWKPPAGGDGVGGEIGINFRRRYSGNGRAFTKSGGMVFAGEECGEGVGWRVSKEMEGSVLKWRIGGQVWLSYWPNQVTTSYYETRCIDWCDEVDLPLIPTANLI
- the LOC131005312 gene encoding LYR motif-containing protein At3g19508 codes for the protein MVCREMQKVLRAYGEVLRLVRRLPEDSRPYYAKFARENFVNYREVDPNDDVAVDELLRRTYNHSLWVLNKYGVDESVAGKLKGICSA